In Tessaracoccus flavus, the following are encoded in one genomic region:
- a CDS encoding CueP family metal-binding protein — MLRIRLAALATASVLILGPLTACSSGPSPEAGTAVTSGALDAASEGAGLLEAQGLAGKTGREIVEALDQLDAPRPLPVAASVRYDEVVVTDGVTEEVLPIEDQFYLSLAPYETSTHECYFHNLGTCRGELADTDVHVTITTDDGEVLVDEDATTYANGFVGFWVPRDVTGTIQVTKDGKTAESAFSSDPEGATCVTTLQLV, encoded by the coding sequence ATGCTCCGAATCCGACTCGCCGCGCTTGCCACCGCATCAGTTCTCATCCTTGGACCGCTGACGGCCTGCTCGTCCGGGCCCTCCCCTGAGGCCGGCACAGCTGTCACCTCAGGCGCCCTGGACGCCGCTTCCGAGGGTGCTGGGCTCCTCGAGGCACAGGGTCTCGCCGGGAAGACCGGGCGCGAGATCGTCGAGGCGTTGGATCAGTTGGATGCCCCGCGTCCGCTACCCGTGGCTGCCTCCGTCCGCTACGACGAGGTCGTCGTCACGGACGGAGTCACCGAGGAGGTACTGCCGATCGAGGACCAGTTCTACCTCTCGTTGGCCCCTTACGAGACGTCCACGCACGAGTGCTACTTCCACAACCTTGGGACGTGCCGCGGGGAGTTGGCGGACACCGACGTGCACGTCACCATCACCACCGACGACGGCGAGGTTCTGGTTGACGAGGATGCCACGACCTACGCCAACGGGTTTGTCGGATTCTGGGTCCCGCGAGACGTGACCGGCACCATCCAGGTGACAAAGGACGGCAAGACAGCCGAGTCGGCCTTCTCGTCGGATCCGGAAGGTGCCACCTGCGTCACAACGCTGCAATTGGTGTGA
- a CDS encoding response regulator transcription factor, whose amino-acid sequence MDNVREARVLVVDDERALAGVVASYLKKEGFTPTLAHTGPESVAAAEELDPDVVILDLGLPGMDGVEVCRRIRSFSDCYVLMLTARADEVDKINGFAAGADDYLTKPFSPRELVARVNAVLRRPRESSLAEAPTAPRQFGPLRVLADGREVWVGNAQISLTRTEFDILDVLSARPQLAMSRRQIIEAVWGPGWVGDDHIVDVHVANLRKKLDDPPTQPRYVLTVRGVGYRMGTG is encoded by the coding sequence ATGGACAACGTTCGAGAGGCTCGCGTGCTTGTCGTCGACGACGAGCGCGCGCTGGCCGGCGTCGTCGCATCCTACCTGAAAAAGGAGGGGTTCACGCCCACCCTGGCGCACACCGGACCGGAGTCGGTGGCCGCAGCCGAGGAGTTGGACCCCGACGTGGTCATCCTGGACCTGGGGCTTCCCGGCATGGACGGGGTCGAGGTGTGCCGCCGGATCCGTTCGTTCTCCGACTGCTACGTCCTCATGCTGACGGCCCGAGCAGACGAGGTCGACAAGATCAACGGCTTCGCCGCCGGGGCCGACGATTACCTCACCAAGCCGTTCAGCCCCCGGGAGCTCGTCGCCCGGGTCAACGCTGTGTTGCGCCGCCCACGCGAATCGTCCTTGGCCGAGGCACCGACGGCCCCGCGCCAGTTCGGGCCCCTTCGAGTGCTGGCCGACGGGCGGGAGGTCTGGGTCGGCAACGCGCAGATCAGCCTCACCCGCACAGAGTTCGACATCCTCGACGTCCTATCCGCCCGTCCCCAGCTGGCCATGAGCCGCCGGCAGATCATCGAGGCCGTCTGGGGTCCTGGTTGGGTCGGTGACGATCACATCGTCGACGTCCACGTGGCCAACCTTCGCAAGAAGCTCGACGATCCCCCCACCCAGCCTCGGTACGTGCTGACGGTCCGCGGCGTCGGCTACAGAATGGGCACGGGATGA